In Romeriopsis navalis LEGE 11480, the sequence TATAGACTCTTCGTCACATAGCCTATGCTCACACAAGCCTTGATCCTTGCTAAATCACTCGAAAACTAGCTTGAGGCTCCTCCCAAACCCCTTCACTGTTGTACTGTGGTACCCGTTCGCAACAACGATGACACAATCCAACCAACAATAAATCATCCTCTGGCGTTAGGATCTTCGCCAACTCCCAGCGTAATTTTTCTCGATCACGCTGACTCAAATTCACCCGAAAAATCGATAACTGTACCGTGCCCCCATACCCCTTCAGGAGCCTAAATGCACGCCGCCACCGCTTCGGACAGCGAATGTCATAACAAATCAGATACTCATGCTTCAACTGCGCCATCTTCCTACCTCACTACCAAACGACCAAATAAACCCGCTTCCCCCATCCATTCCTTTTCCAAAAGCCGCACCTCCAACTCCAGTAAACGCCGATACGTCAGCGAATAATCTAACGTCGGATGCTTCCACGATTCTGCCTTCCGCTCCTCATATAGCTTGACAAACTTACGACGGCCCAAATTGCTCAGCCATACCTGTTGGCCTCTAATCACAAAATCTGTGCTCACATCCCACATACCGCGATTAATCGAACTCACCACAATCATGTCCACCAAAGGCACCCGAAAAATTTCCATCAAATCTAAAGCCAGCGGTGGCGCTTGCGTACGAGGCTGATGATAAAATCCCAACGCCGGTTCTAAGCCCACTGCCAACACTGCATTCATCACATCCTTCAACAACATCGCATAGCCAAAACTCAACATTGCATTTACTCGGTCCTTCGGTGGTCGGCGATTACGATGACTAAATCGCAATTCATCAGGTACATCCTTCAATAGTCGATCGAGCACATCAAAATATAACCGGGCCAAATTACCTTCAATTCCTAACAGAGAAGCGATCGACCCCGCTTTCCCAACCTGCTTTAGCACTGCCTTCATCTGTGCAATCGCTTTAGCTAACTCTGGGACATCACGACCTCTGACAGCACGCATCAGGAACTTTCGCTGACTCCGCCCTCGACAAAGAACTAACTGCCGTGCCAATTCCAGACATACTTCCGGCTGCACCAATGCCTCATACTGACGAATCCGGCGTTGAATGCTACCCTGCCGGGTATCAAAACTACCTAAATATCGGCCGCCGCCCGACACCAGATGCACACCAATCTCCTGGTCAGAGCAAAAATGCAACGCCTGGGTTGAAATCTGTGAAAAACTATGGAGCACGACTTGCCCCACCTGGCGTGCGGGAATCACCTCTGGTTTTTCATTGCGGCGCACAATCTTGATTTGCTCTCCTGTACGCCCGACCCTAGTTCCAGGTTCCAACACATGCACCACCTGCCGCGTATCATCTTCGGGAAATAACCGTACGGGTTGCCACGATCGATCATTTGCTAACCGGGCTTCTTCTGGCAAACAAACCGGTACGAGTGAACAACGGGTACATAATCGTTCGTTCTCTGTTACAGGTGGGCGACAGGTCGAACTTTGAATCTTTCTGGCTGCCGCAATTTTCTCTCTGACCCAAGCACGCCCTTTATCATCCAAAGGCACGTGCACCAGCACATTATCGGAATGATAACGGACTCTACCTTCGACGATCGTCACACCCAATGCCGATTCCAATAAGCAAGCATAAGCCAAAATTTGGAGGCGATCGCTCTCCCATGCTTGCGGCTGTTTATGCTCAT encodes:
- the cas2 gene encoding CRISPR-associated endonuclease Cas2; translated protein: MAQLKHEYLICYDIRCPKRWRRAFRLLKGYGGTVQLSIFRVNLSQRDREKLRWELAKILTPEDDLLLVGLCHRCCERVPQYNSEGVWEEPQASFRVI
- a CDS encoding type I-MYXAN CRISPR-associated endonuclease Cas4/Cas1 — translated: MNATATLPQTTLSPTLKVSALHAFAYCPRLFYLEEVEALYTQDAAVFAGRTLHEDIDEQETGEWEDLFLESVELGLRGRVDALRKRDGQIIPYEHKRGRAHRDEHKQPQAWESDRLQILAYACLLESALGVTIVEGRVRYHSDNVLVHVPLDDKGRAWVREKIAAARKIQSSTCRPPVTENERLCTRCSLVPVCLPEEARLANDRSWQPVRLFPEDDTRQVVHVLEPGTRVGRTGEQIKIVRRNEKPEVIPARQVGQVVLHSFSQISTQALHFCSDQEIGVHLVSGGGRYLGSFDTRQGSIQRRIRQYEALVQPEVCLELARQLVLCRGRSQRKFLMRAVRGRDVPELAKAIAQMKAVLKQVGKAGSIASLLGIEGNLARLYFDVLDRLLKDVPDELRFSHRNRRPPKDRVNAMLSFGYAMLLKDVMNAVLAVGLEPALGFYHQPRTQAPPLALDLMEIFRVPLVDMIVVSSINRGMWDVSTDFVIRGQQVWLSNLGRRKFVKLYEERKAESWKHPTLDYSLTYRRLLELEVRLLEKEWMGEAGLFGRLVVR